A window of the Parabacteroides merdae ATCC 43184 genome harbors these coding sequences:
- the rplM gene encoding 50S ribosomal protein L13 has protein sequence MDTLSFKTISANKATVNKEWVIVDAEGQTLGRLCAKVAKLLRGKYKPNFTPHVDCGDNVIIINADKIVLTGNKWNDRIYLRYTGYPGGQIAYTPADLQAKGDDRLFRKVVKGMLPKNRLGAKLLNNLYVYAGTEHKHEAQQPKLIDINSYK, from the coding sequence GTGGATACTTTAAGTTTTAAGACCATTTCTGCAAACAAAGCAACTGTAAACAAAGAGTGGGTCATTGTTGACGCCGAAGGACAGACTTTGGGACGCCTTTGCGCAAAGGTAGCGAAGCTTTTGCGTGGTAAGTACAAACCCAATTTTACTCCGCACGTTGATTGTGGTGATAACGTAATTATCATCAATGCAGACAAAATCGTTCTGACAGGTAATAAGTGGAACGATCGTATTTATTTGAGATATACCGGATATCCCGGTGGACAGATCGCTTATACGCCGGCTGACTTACAGGCTAAAGGTGACGACCGTCTGTTCCGTAAAGTAGTAAAAGGTATGCTTCCGAAGAATCGTCTGGGTGCTAAACTGTTGAACAATCTGTATGTATATGCAGGAACAGAGCACAAACACGAAGCTCAGCAGCCTAAATTAATCGATATAAACTCATATAAATAA
- the rpsI gene encoding 30S ribosomal protein S9 — MEVVNAIGRRKAAVARVFVSEGTGKITINKRDLANYFPSTILQFIVKQPLAKLNVAEQYDIKINLDGGGFKGQSEAARLAIARALVKINPEDKSALRAEGFVTRDPRAVERKKPGRPKARKRFQFSKR; from the coding sequence ATGGAAGTAGTAAATGCAATAGGAAGACGTAAGGCAGCAGTTGCTCGCGTATTCGTAAGCGAAGGTACAGGAAAGATTACTATCAACAAACGTGATCTGGCTAATTACTTTCCTTCTACAATCCTTCAGTTCATTGTTAAGCAGCCGCTCGCAAAGCTGAACGTTGCAGAACAATATGATATCAAGATCAACCTCGATGGAGGTGGCTTCAAAGGACAGTCTGAGGCAGCTCGCTTGGCTATCGCTCGCGCACTGGTTAAGATCAATCCGGAAGACAAATCCGCTCTTCGTGCAGAAGGTTTCGTTACTCGTGACCCGCGTGCTGTTGAACGTAAGAAACCGGGACGTCCTAAAGCTCGTAAGAGATTCCAGTTCAGTAAACGTTAA
- the rpsB gene encoding 30S ribosomal protein S2 yields the protein MSRVNFDQLLEAGVHFGHLKRKWNPAMAPYIFMERNGIHIIDLYKTVAKVDEAAEVMKNLAKQGKKVLFVATKKQAKQVVADKASSVGMPYVIERWPGGMLTNFPTIRKAIKKMATIDKMTKDGTFDNLSKREKLQITRQRAKLEKTLGSIVDLTRLPSALFVVDVMKEHIAVREANRLGIPVFGMVDTNSDPNNIDYVIPANDDATKSVEVILGAICEAMNEGLQERKAEKIDTEAAGEGEAPKRERKAKAAVKKERTKKEDDEALNANVADKFAKDEE from the coding sequence ATGTCAAGAGTTAATTTTGATCAGTTATTAGAAGCTGGCGTACACTTCGGACACTTAAAAAGAAAGTGGAACCCTGCAATGGCTCCTTATATCTTCATGGAGCGTAATGGTATTCATATCATTGACTTATATAAAACAGTTGCTAAAGTAGACGAAGCAGCAGAAGTAATGAAGAACCTTGCAAAACAAGGTAAGAAAGTACTTTTCGTTGCTACTAAAAAACAAGCTAAACAGGTTGTCGCTGATAAGGCTTCTTCTGTAGGTATGCCTTACGTTATCGAACGCTGGCCGGGTGGTATGTTGACCAACTTCCCGACTATCCGTAAAGCTATCAAGAAGATGGCTACTATCGATAAGATGACAAAAGATGGTACATTTGATAATCTTTCTAAGAGAGAAAAACTTCAGATCACTCGCCAGCGTGCTAAGTTGGAAAAGACCTTAGGTTCTATCGTGGACCTGACTCGTCTTCCGTCAGCTTTGTTCGTCGTTGACGTAATGAAAGAGCATATCGCAGTTCGTGAAGCTAACCGCTTGGGGATTCCTGTATTCGGTATGGTTGATACAAACTCCGACCCGAACAATATCGACTACGTGATTCCGGCTAACGATGACGCTACAAAATCTGTAGAAGTTATCTTGGGAGCTATCTGTGAAGCAATGAACGAAGGTTTGCAGGAACGTAAAGCTGAAAAGATCGATACAGAAGCTGCCGGTGAAGGCGAAGCTCCTAAAAGAGAACGCAAAGCTAAAGCTGCTGTAAAGAAAGAACGTACTAAGAAGGAAGACGACGAAGCTCTGAATGCTAACGTTGCTGACAAATTCGCTAAGGACGAAGAGTAA
- the tsf gene encoding translation elongation factor Ts, giving the protein MAVTMADITKLRKMSGAGMMDCKKALTESDGDIEKAMEIIRKKGQAIAAKRSDREAAEGCVLAKKDGEFAAIIALKCETDFVAKNEDFIALTQAILDAAVANKCKTLDEVKALPMGKGTVQDAVTDRSGITGEKMELDGYNVVEGAYTTVYNHMGKNQLCTIAAFNKESEEAAHNIAMQIAAMNPIAIDEAGVPESVKEQEIQVAIEKTKAEQVQKAVEAALKKAGINPTHVDSEDHMESNMAKGWITAEDVAKAKEIIATVSAEKAANLPQQMIENIAKGRLGKFLKEVCLLNQEDIMDGKKTVKETMKEADPELQILAFKRFTLRSE; this is encoded by the coding sequence ATGGCTGTAACTATGGCTGATATTACCAAGCTGCGCAAAATGAGTGGAGCTGGTATGATGGACTGCAAGAAGGCTTTGACCGAATCTGATGGTGATATCGAAAAGGCAATGGAAATTATCCGTAAAAAAGGACAGGCTATTGCTGCTAAGCGTTCTGACCGTGAAGCTGCTGAAGGTTGCGTATTGGCAAAGAAAGATGGCGAATTCGCTGCTATCATCGCTTTGAAGTGCGAAACAGACTTTGTGGCTAAGAATGAAGATTTCATCGCACTGACTCAGGCTATCTTGGATGCTGCTGTGGCTAACAAGTGCAAGACTCTGGACGAAGTGAAGGCTTTGCCGATGGGTAAAGGCACTGTACAGGATGCTGTTACCGACCGTAGCGGTATCACGGGCGAAAAGATGGAATTGGACGGCTATAACGTAGTGGAAGGCGCTTATACCACTGTTTATAACCACATGGGTAAGAATCAGTTGTGTACGATCGCTGCGTTTAATAAGGAATCTGAAGAAGCTGCTCACAACATCGCTATGCAGATCGCAGCCATGAACCCGATCGCTATCGATGAAGCCGGTGTTCCTGAATCTGTAAAAGAACAGGAAATCCAAGTGGCTATCGAGAAGACTAAAGCTGAACAGGTACAGAAAGCTGTTGAAGCTGCCCTGAAGAAAGCTGGAATCAACCCGACACACGTTGACAGCGAAGACCATATGGAAAGCAACATGGCTAAAGGCTGGATCACGGCTGAAGATGTTGCCAAAGCAAAAGAAATCATTGCTACTGTTTCTGCTGAAAAAGCAGCAAACTTGCCTCAGCAGATGATCGAGAACATCGCTAAGGGGCGTCTTGGCAAATTCTTGAAGGAAGTTTGCTTGCTGAACCAGGAAGATATCATGGATGGCAAGAAGACTGTAAAAGAAACAATGAAGGAAGCTGATCCTGAATTGCAGATCTTGGCATTCAAACGCTTTACTTTGCGTTCCGAATAA
- a CDS encoding pyridoxal phosphate-dependent aminotransferase — protein MTQVSARLASLSPSATLAMSQKSSELKAQGVDVINLSVGEPDFNTPEPIKDAAKKAIDENYSRYSPVAGYPALRNAIVAKLKNENGLEYTANQISCANGAKQSVCNTIMVLVNPGDEVIIPAPFWVSYPEMVKLAEGTPVIVAAGIEQDFKITPAQLETAITPKTKALILCSPSNPTGSVYSAEELAGLAEVLKKHPEIIVIADEIYEHINYIGKHNSIAQVDGMKDRTVIVNGVSKAYAMTGWRIGFIAGPEWIVKAVNKLQGQYTSGPCSVSQKAAEAAYTGSQAPVEEMRQAFERRRNLIVGLAKEIPGFEVNQPEGAFYLFPKCSYYFGKTDGTRTIENADDLAMYLLEVAHVACVGGTSFGAPECIRMSYATSDENIVEAIKRIKEALAALK, from the coding sequence ATGACACAAGTATCAGCACGTTTAGCAAGTTTGTCGCCATCCGCAACATTGGCGATGTCCCAGAAGAGCAGTGAATTAAAGGCTCAGGGAGTTGATGTTATCAACTTAAGTGTCGGAGAACCCGACTTCAATACTCCCGAACCTATTAAGGATGCTGCCAAAAAAGCTATCGACGAAAACTATTCTCGTTATTCTCCCGTCGCTGGTTATCCGGCCTTGCGTAACGCCATCGTTGCCAAGCTGAAAAACGAAAACGGATTGGAATACACAGCCAACCAGATTTCTTGCGCAAATGGTGCCAAACAATCCGTTTGTAATACAATCATGGTATTGGTAAATCCGGGTGACGAAGTGATTATCCCGGCTCCGTTCTGGGTCAGCTATCCGGAAATGGTAAAATTGGCCGAAGGTACACCAGTAATCGTTGCGGCCGGTATCGAACAGGATTTCAAAATCACTCCGGCACAGTTGGAAACGGCTATCACACCGAAGACAAAGGCGTTGATCCTCTGCTCCCCGTCTAACCCTACAGGCTCGGTCTATAGTGCAGAAGAATTGGCAGGCTTGGCCGAAGTCCTGAAAAAACATCCGGAAATCATCGTGATTGCAGACGAGATCTACGAACATATCAACTATATCGGCAAACATAACAGCATCGCACAGGTGGACGGAATGAAAGACCGTACTGTCATTGTCAACGGTGTTTCCAAAGCCTATGCCATGACCGGATGGCGTATCGGTTTCATTGCCGGACCGGAATGGATCGTAAAGGCAGTAAACAAATTGCAGGGACAATATACTTCCGGACCATGCTCCGTATCCCAGAAAGCGGCAGAAGCTGCTTACACAGGTTCACAAGCACCGGTCGAAGAAATGCGCCAGGCATTCGAACGCCGCCGCAACTTGATTGTCGGCTTAGCGAAAGAGATTCCGGGATTCGAAGTAAATCAGCCGGAAGGAGCTTTCTACCTGTTCCCCAAATGTAGCTATTACTTTGGCAAAACCGACGGTACACGCACGATCGAGAATGCAGATGATCTAGCCATGTACTTGTTAGAAGTCGCCCATGTAGCTTGCGTTGGCGGAACATCTTTCGGTGCCCCCGAATGCATCCGCATGAGTTACGCTACCAGCGATGAAAACATCGTGGAAGCTATCAAACGTATCAAAGAGGCTTTGGCTGCTTTAAAATAA